In Hemitrygon akajei chromosome 12, sHemAka1.3, whole genome shotgun sequence, a single window of DNA contains:
- the elovl8b gene encoding ELOVL fatty acid elongase 8b isoform X2 produces MASTWEKMRDFYDWAVKNGDKRTDPWFLVYSPIPVFVTFIIYLLICKYGPKYMLNREPFNLKYVLIVYNFALVAISAYIFWEFLVTSIRANYSYLCEPVDYSNSELGLRMAKVCWWFFFSKVIELMDTVFFILRKKHNQVTFLHVYHHGTMIFNWWAGVKYVPGGQSFFIGLLNSFVHIVMYLYYGIASMGPHMRKYLWWKRYLTMLQLLQFYGIAVHTGYNLFTDCDFPDGFNLFVFIYIITIIILFTNFYYKTYIQRKTKIG; encoded by the exons ATGGCTTCCACCTGGGAGAAGATGAGAGATTTTTATGACTGGGCTGTAAAAAATGGAG ATAAGAGGACTGACCCTTGGTTTCTGGTTTATTCACCCATTCCTGTTTTTGTGACCTTCATTATCTACCTTCTAATCTGCAAGTATGGACCAAAGTACATGCTGAACCGAGAACCATTCAATCTGAAATATGTTCTCATCGTTTACAATTTTGCTCTTGTTGCGATTTCAGCTTACATTTTCTGGGAG TTTCTGGTGACTTCCATTCGTGCAAACTACAGCTATCTTTGTGAACCTGTGGATTACAGCAACAGTGAACTTGGATTACGG ATGGCAAAAGTGTGCTGGTGGTTTTTCTTCTCCAAAGTTATTGAGCTGATGGATACA GTATTTTTTATTCTGAGGAAAAAGCACAATCAAGTCACATTTCTTCATGTTTACCACCATGGCACAATGATTTTCAATTGGTGGGCAGGAGTGAAATATGTACCAGGGGGACAGT CCTTCTTCATCGGTTTGTTAAACTCCTTTGTACACATTGTGATGTACCTGTACTATGGAATTGCTTCTATGGGGCCACACATGCGCAAGTACCTGTGGTGGAAGCGTTATCTCACAATGCTTCAGCTG CTCCAGTTTTATGGTATCGCCGTGCACACTGGCTATAATCTCTTCACAGACTGCGATTTCCCAGATGGGTTTAACCTTTTCGTCTTCATCTACATCATCACTATTATTATTCTGTTCACCAACTTTTACTATAAAACCTACATCCAGAGAAAGACAAAAATAGGATAA